The following are from one region of the Cloacibacterium normanense genome:
- the rpsJ gene encoding 30S ribosomal protein S10: MSQRIRIKLKSYDYNLVDKSAEKIVKTVKATGAVVNGPIPLPTHKRIFTVLRSPHVNKKAREQFQLSAHKRLMDIYSSSSKTVDALMKLELPSGVDVEIKV; encoded by the coding sequence ATGTCACAAAGAATCAGAATAAAACTTAAGTCTTACGATTACAATTTAGTAGATAAGTCTGCTGAGAAAATCGTGAAAACTGTAAAAGCTACTGGTGCTGTGGTAAACGGACCTATTCCATTACCAACTCACAAAAGAATCTTTACAGTTCTTAGATCACCACACGTAAACAAGAAAGCAAGAGAACAGTTCCAACTTTCTGCTCATAAGAGATTGATGGATATCTATTCTTCTTCTTCTAAAACTGTAGATGCTCTAATGAAATTAGAGTTACCTTCAGGTGTAGACGTAGAAATCAAAGTGTGA
- the rpsG gene encoding 30S ribosomal protein S7, with protein sequence MRKTKAKKRPLLPDPKFNDQLVTRFVNNLMVDGKKSIAFRIFYDALDIVEAKKGDNEKSSLEIWKDALTNVMPHVEVRSRRIGGANFQIPMPIRADRKISMAMKWLIKYATARNDKSMAQKLAAEVIAASREEGAAFKKKTDTHKMAEANKAFSHFKF encoded by the coding sequence ATGAGAAAAACAAAAGCAAAAAAGAGACCGTTGTTACCAGATCCAAAGTTTAATGATCAATTGGTAACAAGATTTGTAAATAATCTAATGGTAGATGGTAAAAAATCTATCGCTTTCAGAATTTTCTATGATGCATTAGATATCGTAGAAGCTAAAAAAGGAGATAACGAAAAATCTTCTCTTGAAATCTGGAAAGATGCATTAACTAACGTAATGCCTCACGTAGAAGTAAGATCAAGAAGAATTGGTGGTGCAAACTTCCAAATTCCTATGCCAATCAGAGCTGATAGAAAAATTTCTATGGCAATGAAATGGTTAATTAAGTATGCTACTGCTAGAAACGATAAGTCTATGGCTCAGAAATTAGCTGCAGAAGTTATCGCTGCTTCTAGAGAAGAAGGTGCTGCTTTCAAGAAGAAAACTGATACTCACAAAATGGCAGAAGCTAACAAAGCTTTCTCTCACTTTAAATTTTAA
- a CDS encoding leucine-rich repeat domain-containing protein, protein MKKTILFLLITIFTNAQWSISTSERNALISIYNQTDGANWSQSWDLEKDPYYWYGVKTSNGMVTELKLNGNLLKGNFPTSVFSLTNLKKLDLSSNKLYGEIPNLSSLSNLTYLNLSNNDFTGDVWSSYSNLPNLEEIYVGHNNCNISNTDFSGFSGLKSLDISKLNLTEIPASLGSLQKLSSLNVSNNAIVSFSNLSPLNQLQELNLANNNLNKVPSEIINFISLKSLDLSNNIITDFSSLSNLINLEWLSLENNSLQNIPNQVSNLQKLIHLNLGRNKINGSTSILGTLNHLQQLWLNHNKLSGNIPQDLLALPNLMCLSLQSNELEGTIPNNIPQICNISNNRFSKTQIENYLNTNSNNTDFVYSPQRYDNPKVIKTSINASTSLDQALSTSDGYSFTWLKTLDKNTYINSENLSISSVKETDFDIYTCEAIFIKNDTLYNIYFSDYREPITLEKYETLSTENPENRIIAIYPNPTKDFLYIKNQNYKIESLNLYDIGGRLIKTFSGKDEKLDLSNLPSSTYILNIKKTEGYQNFKIIKK, encoded by the coding sequence TTGAAAAAAACTATACTCTTTTTACTCATTACGATTTTCACAAATGCACAATGGAGCATTTCTACTTCAGAAAGAAATGCACTAATTTCTATTTACAACCAAACCGATGGCGCAAACTGGAGCCAAAGTTGGGATTTAGAGAAAGACCCTTATTATTGGTACGGCGTAAAAACATCAAACGGGATGGTTACAGAACTTAAGCTAAACGGAAATCTTCTTAAAGGAAATTTCCCAACCTCTGTTTTCTCTCTCACTAATCTTAAAAAACTAGACCTTAGCTCTAATAAATTATATGGAGAAATCCCAAATTTATCTTCATTATCAAATTTAACTTACCTTAATCTTAGCAATAATGATTTTACAGGAGACGTTTGGAGTAGCTATTCTAACCTTCCTAATTTAGAAGAAATTTACGTTGGCCATAACAATTGTAACATTTCTAATACTGATTTTTCTGGATTTTCTGGATTAAAATCCTTAGATATTTCAAAACTAAACCTCACAGAAATACCAGCAAGTTTAGGCTCATTACAAAAACTATCATCTTTAAACGTAAGCAATAATGCTATTGTAAGTTTTTCAAACCTAAGCCCTTTAAATCAATTACAAGAACTCAACCTTGCTAATAACAATCTAAACAAAGTACCGAGTGAAATCATCAATTTTATTTCTTTGAAATCGCTAGACCTTAGTAATAATATCATTACGGATTTTTCTTCGCTTAGTAACTTAATAAATCTAGAATGGCTTTCTTTGGAAAATAATTCTCTACAGAATATCCCAAATCAAGTAAGCAATCTGCAAAAATTAATCCACTTGAATCTGGGAAGGAACAAAATAAATGGAAGCACCTCTATTTTAGGCACACTTAATCATTTGCAACAACTTTGGCTAAACCACAACAAACTTAGCGGAAACATTCCTCAAGATCTTTTAGCATTACCTAATTTAATGTGTCTATCTTTACAAAGCAATGAACTAGAAGGCACAATCCCTAACAACATCCCTCAAATTTGCAATATTTCTAATAATAGATTTTCTAAAACACAAATAGAAAATTATCTAAATACTAATTCTAATAATACAGACTTTGTATATTCACCTCAGCGATATGACAATCCAAAAGTAATAAAAACGAGTATAAATGCTTCAACAAGTTTAGACCAAGCTTTATCTACCTCCGACGGATATTCTTTTACTTGGCTTAAAACTCTTGACAAAAACACTTACATTAATTCAGAAAATTTAAGCATAAGCTCTGTGAAAGAAACCGACTTCGACATTTATACCTGCGAAGCTATTTTTATAAAAAACGACACCTTATATAATATATACTTTTCTGATTACAGAGAACCTATAACTCTAGAAAAATACGAGACGCTATCTACAGAAAATCCAGAAAACAGAATTATCGCTATTTATCCTAACCCTACTAAGGATTTCTTATATATCAAAAATCAAAACTATAAAATTGAATCTTTGAATTTATACGACATAGGAGGAAGGCTTATCAAAACATTTTCAGGAAAAGACGAAAAGCTCGACCTTTCCAATTTGCCATCATCCACCTATATTTTAAACATAAAAAAAACCGAAGGATACCAAAATTTTAAAATTATAAAAAAATAA
- the pta gene encoding phosphate acetyltransferase — MNHSVYVITSSAQSGKSIVSLGLMQMLKRTTPNVAFFKPLIENKNVVDNHIDTILSHFNVNMNYEDAYSYSRSEFTEHQNQGKINEVYDTIIEKYKNLENEFDFVLVEGSDFTEEGSVFEIDFNGSIAKNLGIPVLLVVKDSFETVPELVNNVIAEVNSFLEKDVNIIGVIVNRCEKEQREVQKLINKEIKKGIFVAVIPNNPELGKPSIREIINHIRGHVLFGKEKLDNIAKTTVIGAMQLANFLPRITPDSLCIMPGDRSDLIVGTSLANISPKYPNISGIVLIGGFTPERSIINLMLDNQKPIPIITTNLGTFEAASVISRIKPKIYAENKSKIKLSIDLFESSVDVEELNTKINSVKTESLTPRMFQYNLLSNAKKIQKHIVLPEGNDDRILTAASQIAEDKVAKITILGDPEKVKSRVAQLGLNWDESRISIVDPHNSEFYEDYANTLYELRKSKGLELTSAQDLMLDASYFGTMMVHKGHADGMVSGAVNTTAHTIKPALQFVKTKPGFKTVSSVFFMLLDDRVLVYGDCAIVPNPNPEQLAEIAISSADSAKTFGIETPKVAMLSYSSGTSGSGEEVEKVRKATEIVKSLRPDILVEGPIQYDAAVDPIVGKSKLPNSPVAGQANVLIFPDLNTGNNTYKAVQRETGALAVGPMLQGLNKPINDLSRGATIEDIYNTVIITAIQSTNN, encoded by the coding sequence ATGAATCATTCAGTATACGTAATCACCTCTTCTGCACAAAGCGGAAAATCTATTGTAAGTCTTGGATTAATGCAAATGCTGAAACGCACCACTCCTAATGTGGCGTTTTTTAAGCCTCTTATCGAAAATAAAAATGTAGTAGACAATCATATAGATACTATTTTATCTCACTTTAATGTTAACATGAATTATGAGGATGCTTACTCATATTCTAGAAGTGAGTTTACCGAACATCAAAATCAAGGAAAAATCAATGAGGTTTATGATACCATCATCGAGAAATATAAAAATTTAGAAAATGAATTTGATTTTGTATTGGTAGAAGGAAGTGATTTTACAGAAGAAGGTTCTGTTTTTGAAATAGATTTCAATGGTTCTATTGCCAAAAATTTAGGAATCCCAGTTTTATTAGTGGTAAAAGACAGTTTCGAAACCGTTCCTGAATTGGTAAATAATGTGATTGCAGAAGTCAATTCATTCTTAGAAAAAGACGTTAATATAATAGGAGTAATTGTTAATCGTTGCGAAAAAGAACAAAGAGAAGTACAAAAACTCATCAACAAAGAAATTAAAAAAGGGATTTTCGTAGCCGTTATTCCAAACAATCCAGAATTAGGAAAACCATCTATCCGCGAAATCATCAATCATATTAGAGGTCATGTTTTATTCGGGAAAGAAAAACTAGACAACATTGCGAAAACTACAGTTATTGGAGCGATGCAATTAGCGAATTTTTTACCGAGAATTACACCAGACAGCCTTTGTATTATGCCAGGAGATAGAAGCGACCTGATTGTAGGAACTTCTTTGGCGAATATTTCACCGAAATATCCTAATATTTCAGGTATTGTTTTAATCGGTGGTTTCACGCCAGAAAGATCTATTATCAACTTAATGCTCGACAATCAAAAACCTATTCCGATTATCACCACTAATCTCGGAACTTTTGAAGCAGCATCTGTAATTTCTAGAATTAAGCCAAAAATTTACGCCGAAAATAAATCAAAAATAAAATTAAGTATTGACTTGTTTGAAAGTTCTGTAGACGTAGAAGAACTCAATACCAAAATAAACTCTGTGAAAACAGAAAGTCTCACCCCGAGAATGTTCCAATACAATCTCTTGAGCAATGCTAAAAAAATTCAAAAGCACATTGTTTTACCAGAGGGCAATGACGATAGAATTCTAACCGCTGCATCTCAAATTGCAGAAGACAAAGTGGCAAAAATTACCATTTTAGGCGACCCTGAAAAAGTAAAATCCAGAGTAGCGCAACTCGGATTAAACTGGGACGAAAGTAGAATTTCTATCGTAGACCCTCACAACAGTGAATTCTACGAAGATTACGCCAATACTTTATACGAATTAAGAAAATCAAAAGGTCTAGAATTGACATCTGCGCAAGATTTAATGCTAGATGCTTCTTACTTTGGCACTATGATGGTACACAAAGGTCATGCAGACGGAATGGTTTCTGGTGCTGTAAATACTACAGCTCACACCATAAAACCTGCTTTACAATTCGTAAAAACAAAACCAGGTTTCAAAACCGTTTCTTCAGTATTTTTCATGCTGTTAGATGACAGAGTTTTGGTTTACGGAGATTGTGCCATTGTACCAAATCCTAATCCTGAACAATTAGCAGAAATCGCGATTTCTTCTGCAGATTCTGCCAAAACATTTGGTATAGAAACACCTAAAGTGGCGATGCTTTCTTATTCTTCTGGAACATCTGGAAGCGGCGAAGAAGTAGAAAAAGTGAGAAAAGCTACAGAAATTGTAAAATCTCTTCGTCCTGACATTTTAGTAGAAGGACCTATTCAATATGACGCTGCAGTAGATCCAATCGTTGGTAAAAGCAAATTGCCAAACTCACCAGTTGCAGGACAAGCCAATGTTCTTATTTTCCCAGACTTGAATACAGGAAACAACACTTACAAAGCGGTTCAAAGAGAAACTGGTGCATTAGCAGTTGGCCCAATGTTACAAGGTTTAAACAAACCGATTAACGATTTAAGTCGTGGTGCTACCATTGAAGATATTTACAACACCGTAATTATTACAGCGATACAATCTACTAACAATTAA
- a CDS encoding ammonium transporter, whose protein sequence is MRKWILLASLVVLGLLCLFSGTLFPETPVDEKSIPEFSSADIAWMLVSSAMVLIMTPGLGFFYGGMVRKKNVISTILQSFIAMGVITVVWVVIGFGLAFGDSIGGIIGNPSKFLFFSNVGTKSAWSLAPTIPLILFAVFQMKFAIITPALISGAFAERIRFWGYLLFIILFSLFIYSPLAHAVWHPDGILFKYGVLDFAGGTVVHMSAGWAALAGALFLKKRTEIIHDPSRISYVILGTALLWFGWFGFNAGSAVSSSSLAVQAFANTTVASAAAAIAWGFIEKIKGRKLSAMGVSIGAVVGLVAITPAAGFVTVPHSILIGIVAVAVSSFVVDWRGKTNIDDTLDVFPCHGVGGMVGMVLTGVFATPTINAAVVEPGLFYGGTSLFIKHIVALVGVSVFAFFGSYLLLYITNLITPLRVNEEYEKEGLDKTQHGESL, encoded by the coding sequence ATGAGAAAATGGATTTTACTAGCATCGCTAGTTGTTTTAGGTTTATTATGCCTATTTTCGGGTACACTCTTCCCAGAAACTCCAGTTGACGAAAAAAGCATCCCAGAATTTAGCAGTGCAGACATTGCTTGGATGTTGGTTTCATCTGCTATGGTACTAATCATGACGCCAGGTCTTGGTTTCTTCTACGGAGGTATGGTAAGAAAGAAAAATGTAATTAGCACCATTCTACAAAGCTTTATTGCAATGGGTGTAATTACTGTTGTTTGGGTAGTTATAGGATTTGGTCTTGCTTTTGGAGATTCAATCGGTGGTATCATCGGAAACCCAAGCAAATTTTTATTTTTCAGCAATGTAGGAACCAAGAGCGCTTGGTCACTTGCTCCAACTATTCCGTTGATACTATTTGCTGTTTTCCAAATGAAATTTGCCATTATTACTCCAGCGCTTATTTCTGGAGCATTTGCAGAGAGAATTAGATTTTGGGGATATTTACTATTTATAATTTTATTCTCTTTATTTATATATTCACCATTAGCTCACGCAGTATGGCATCCAGACGGAATTCTATTCAAATATGGTGTTTTAGACTTCGCAGGAGGCACTGTAGTACACATGAGTGCAGGCTGGGCGGCATTAGCTGGTGCATTATTTCTTAAGAAAAGAACAGAAATTATCCACGATCCTAGTAGAATTTCTTATGTAATCTTAGGAACTGCTTTACTTTGGTTTGGTTGGTTTGGTTTCAATGCAGGTTCTGCAGTTAGCTCTAGCTCATTAGCAGTACAAGCTTTCGCTAATACCACCGTAGCATCTGCAGCTGCTGCAATCGCTTGGGGATTCATTGAAAAAATTAAAGGAAGAAAACTTTCTGCAATGGGCGTAAGTATTGGCGCAGTAGTAGGTCTTGTTGCTATTACTCCTGCAGCAGGTTTCGTTACCGTTCCTCACTCTATTCTTATTGGGATTGTTGCGGTAGCAGTAAGTAGTTTTGTAGTAGATTGGAGAGGAAAGACCAATATCGATGACACATTAGACGTATTCCCTTGCCACGGTGTAGGAGGTATGGTAGGAATGGTATTAACGGGAGTTTTTGCTACCCCTACTATTAATGCAGCAGTAGTAGAACCAGGATTATTCTATGGCGGCACAAGCTTATTCATTAAACACATAGTAGCATTAGTTGGCGTATCAGTTTTCGCTTTCTTTGGCTCTTACTTACTATTATATATCACAAACCTAATTACTCCATTAAGGGTGAATGAAGAATATGAAAAAGAAGGTTTAGATAAAACACAACACGGAGAGTCTTTATAA
- a CDS encoding acetate/propionate family kinase, whose protein sequence is MNILVINAGSSSLKYQIINILSQQVLAKGLAERIGIEGGRIKHQYATNEGFGEYILEENLPEHATAFEAITGLLTHPDFGVIENPESIKAIGHRVVHGGEKFTKTQIITPEVKEAIKTLIPLAPLHNPANLIGIEASEKFFPNAVQVAVFDTAFFATLPEHAYRYAIPKKFYTDNSIRVYGFHGTSHKFVYNEAKKILKNDHLKAITIHLGNGASMAAVNENGESIDTTLGFGPLCGLAMGTRSGDIDPSVIFYMVEELGFSLQEVKNILNKESGMLGLGGSSDARDINEKCEQGDADAKLTLELYTYRIKKYIGSYFAALNGIDTIIFTAGLGENDAVVRSWSCKNLEALGIKLDEEANVKFNHTKVPVEIQAPESKVKILIIPTNEELEIAQQTYELIK, encoded by the coding sequence ATGAATATATTAGTTATTAATGCAGGAAGCTCATCTCTGAAATACCAAATCATCAATATTCTTTCACAACAAGTTTTGGCTAAAGGTTTAGCAGAACGTATCGGAATTGAAGGGGGCAGAATCAAACATCAATATGCAACGAATGAAGGTTTTGGCGAATATATTTTAGAAGAAAATTTACCAGAACATGCTACAGCTTTCGAAGCGATTACCGGTTTATTAACTCATCCAGATTTTGGAGTTATCGAAAATCCAGAAAGCATCAAAGCGATTGGTCACAGAGTAGTTCACGGTGGTGAAAAATTCACAAAAACGCAAATCATCACTCCAGAAGTGAAAGAAGCGATAAAAACTTTGATTCCATTGGCTCCACTTCATAATCCGGCAAACTTAATTGGGATAGAAGCTTCTGAAAAATTCTTTCCGAATGCAGTTCAGGTAGCAGTTTTTGATACAGCGTTTTTCGCTACACTTCCAGAACACGCTTACCGATATGCTATTCCTAAAAAATTCTATACAGATAATAGCATTAGAGTGTATGGTTTCCATGGAACAAGCCACAAATTTGTATACAATGAAGCCAAAAAAATTCTTAAAAATGACCACTTGAAAGCCATTACCATTCACTTAGGAAACGGCGCAAGTATGGCTGCAGTAAATGAAAACGGAGAAAGCATAGATACGACTTTAGGTTTCGGGCCACTTTGTGGATTGGCGATGGGAACCAGAAGTGGCGATATAGATCCTTCTGTGATTTTTTACATGGTAGAAGAATTAGGCTTTTCTTTACAAGAGGTGAAAAACATATTGAATAAAGAAAGTGGAATGCTTGGTTTAGGCGGAAGCAGCGATGCAAGAGACATCAACGAAAAATGTGAACAAGGCGATGCTGATGCAAAACTGACTTTAGAATTATACACTTACAGAATTAAAAAATACATCGGTTCTTATTTTGCAGCGTTGAATGGAATCGACACGATTATTTTCACGGCTGGTTTAGGAGAAAATGATGCGGTGGTAAGAAGTTGGTCTTGTAAAAATTTAGAAGCGCTTGGTATAAAACTAGACGAAGAAGCGAATGTGAAATTTAATCACACCAAAGTTCCTGTAGAAATTCAAGCGCCTGAAAGCAAGGTGAAAATTCTGATTATTCCTACTAATGAAGAACTGGAAATCGCTCAACAAACGTATGAATTGATAAAGTAA
- the fusA gene encoding elongation factor G → MSRDLKYTRNIGIAAHIDAGKTTTTERILFYTGKTHKIGEVHEGAATMDWMEQEAERGITITSAATTCSWNFPTDQGKTLPETKPYHFNIIDTPGHVDFTVEVNRSLRVLDGLVFLFSAVDGVEPQSETNWRLADNYKVARMGFVNKMDRQGADFLNVVKQVKEMLGSNAVPIVLPIGAEEDFKGVVDLIKNRAIIWDEAGQGATFDVVPIPEDMKDEVMEYREKLVEAVADYDETLMEKFFEDPDSITEEEINAALRAATIDLSIIPMTCGSSFKNKGVQFMLDAVCKYLPSPLDKDDIKGTDPRTDAEIIRKPDVKEPFAALAFKIATDPFVGRLAFFRAYSGRLDAGSYVLNTRSGNKERISRIYQMHANKQNPVEFIEAGDIGAAVGFKDIKTGDTLSDEKAPIVLESMIFPDPVIGIAVEPKTKADQDKMGNALAKLAEEDPTFTVKTDEASGQTIISGMGELHLDIIVDRMRREFKVEVNQGQPQVEYKEALTQVANHREVYKKQSGGRGKFADIVFEIGPADEGKTGLEFINEIKGGNIPREFIPSVEKGFKESMKNGPLAGFEVESMKVTLKDGSFHAVDSDQLSFELAAKMGFKASGKAAKAVIMEPIMKLEVVTPEEYMGDIVGDLNRRRGTVNGMDDRNNAKVIKAFVPLSEMFGYVTSLRTLSSGRATSSMEFERYEPAPQNIAEEVIAKARG, encoded by the coding sequence ATGAGTAGAGATCTTAAATACACAAGAAATATTGGGATTGCTGCGCACATTGATGCCGGTAAAACTACCACTACAGAGCGTATTCTTTTCTATACAGGTAAAACTCACAAAATTGGAGAAGTACACGAAGGTGCTGCTACAATGGACTGGATGGAACAAGAAGCAGAAAGAGGTATTACCATTACTTCTGCTGCTACTACATGTAGCTGGAATTTCCCAACAGATCAAGGGAAAACACTTCCTGAAACTAAACCTTACCACTTCAATATCATAGATACCCCAGGACACGTAGACTTCACAGTAGAAGTAAACAGATCTCTTAGAGTATTAGATGGTCTTGTATTCTTATTCTCAGCAGTAGACGGTGTAGAGCCTCAGTCAGAAACCAACTGGAGATTGGCTGATAACTACAAAGTTGCTAGAATGGGATTCGTAAACAAAATGGACAGACAAGGAGCTGATTTCTTAAACGTTGTAAAACAAGTTAAAGAAATGTTAGGTTCTAATGCAGTTCCAATCGTTTTACCAATCGGTGCTGAAGAAGATTTCAAAGGTGTAGTAGACTTAATTAAGAACAGAGCTATCATCTGGGATGAAGCAGGACAAGGAGCAACTTTTGATGTAGTCCCAATTCCTGAAGATATGAAAGATGAGGTAATGGAATATAGAGAAAAATTAGTAGAAGCAGTAGCTGATTACGATGAAACTCTAATGGAAAAATTCTTTGAAGATCCAGATTCTATTACTGAAGAAGAAATCAATGCTGCACTTAGAGCTGCAACTATTGATTTATCTATCATTCCTATGACTTGTGGTTCTTCATTCAAAAATAAAGGAGTTCAGTTCATGCTAGATGCAGTTTGTAAATATCTTCCTTCTCCACTAGATAAGGATGATATCAAAGGAACTGACCCTAGAACTGATGCTGAAATCATTAGAAAACCAGACGTAAAAGAGCCTTTCGCTGCATTAGCTTTCAAAATTGCTACTGACCCATTCGTAGGTAGATTAGCATTCTTTAGAGCTTATTCAGGAAGACTAGATGCTGGTTCTTATGTTCTAAATACAAGATCTGGAAACAAAGAAAGAATTTCTAGAATCTACCAAATGCACGCTAACAAGCAAAATCCAGTAGAATTTATCGAAGCTGGAGATATCGGTGCAGCAGTAGGTTTCAAAGATATCAAAACGGGAGATACTCTTTCTGATGAAAAAGCACCAATCGTTCTTGAATCTATGATTTTCCCAGATCCAGTAATTGGTATCGCTGTAGAACCTAAAACTAAAGCAGACCAAGATAAAATGGGTAACGCTCTTGCTAAATTAGCAGAAGAAGATCCTACATTTACTGTGAAAACTGATGAAGCTTCAGGTCAAACTATTATTTCAGGGATGGGAGAACTTCACCTTGATATCATCGTTGACCGTATGAGAAGAGAATTTAAAGTAGAGGTTAACCAAGGTCAACCACAAGTAGAATACAAAGAAGCACTTACTCAAGTTGCTAACCATAGAGAAGTTTACAAAAAACAATCAGGAGGTAGAGGTAAGTTCGCAGATATCGTATTCGAAATTGGTCCTGCAGACGAAGGTAAAACTGGTTTAGAATTCATCAACGAAATTAAAGGTGGTAACATTCCTAGAGAATTTATCCCTTCAGTTGAAAAAGGTTTCAAAGAATCTATGAAAAACGGTCCATTGGCTGGTTTCGAAGTAGAATCTATGAAAGTAACCCTTAAAGATGGATCTTTCCACGCAGTAGACTCTGACCAATTATCTTTCGAATTAGCTGCTAAAATGGGTTTCAAAGCTTCTGGTAAAGCTGCTAAAGCTGTAATTATGGAGCCTATCATGAAACTTGAGGTAGTTACACCTGAAGAGTATATGGGAGATATCGTAGGAGACCTTAACAGAAGAAGAGGTACTGTAAACGGTATGGATGATAGAAATAATGCTAAAGTTATCAAAGCTTTCGTTCCACTATCTGAAATGTTTGGTTATGTTACTTCGCTTAGAACTTTATCTTCTGGTAGAGCTACTTCTTCTATGGAGTTCGAGAGATACGAACCAGCTCCACAAAACATTGCAGAAGAAGTAATTGCTAAAGCAAGAGGTTAA
- a CDS encoding low affinity iron permease family protein, with translation MNNNKNLFDQFADWATAFTGSAGAFIGASLLVLIWAFTGPIFKFSETWQMVINTGTTIVTFLMVFLIQKAQNKDSKAIQIKLNELIAAHEKASNRIVDIEDLTEKELDKLHKYYEKLSELAEQDNNIHLSHSIDAAEDNHEHKLRNEKIHKEIDNEM, from the coding sequence ATGAATAATAATAAAAATCTTTTTGATCAGTTTGCAGATTGGGCAACTGCTTTTACTGGTAGTGCTGGAGCTTTTATAGGCGCCTCTTTATTGGTTTTAATTTGGGCTTTTACTGGACCAATCTTTAAATTTTCAGAAACTTGGCAAATGGTAATCAATACTGGAACTACCATTGTGACTTTTTTGATGGTTTTTTTGATTCAAAAAGCTCAGAATAAAGATTCAAAAGCTATTCAGATAAAACTAAATGAACTTATAGCAGCACACGAAAAAGCCAGTAACAGAATAGTTGATATAGAAGATTTAACAGAAAAAGAATTAGATAAACTTCATAAATATTACGAAAAATTATCAGAATTGGCAGAGCAAGATAACAATATTCATCTATCACATTCCATAGATGCCGCAGAAGATAATCATGAACATAAATTAAGAAATGAAAAAATTCATAAAGAAATTGATAATGAAATGTAA
- a CDS encoding Dps family protein, translated as MKNSSIIGLKEADCKKIAEKLNVLLANYSVFYQNTRGAHWNIKGNQFFTLHPKFEELYNGLVLKIDAIAERILTLGAAPAHNYSEYLKVSTIKESSEVSDANKCVEGILASFKIVIDLQRELLDLTEKAGDEGTNSQMSDYITEQEKEVWMYNAYLAK; from the coding sequence ATGAAAAATTCTAGCATTATTGGCTTAAAAGAAGCCGACTGTAAAAAAATCGCAGAGAAATTAAATGTTCTTTTAGCAAACTATTCCGTATTTTATCAAAACACAAGAGGTGCACATTGGAACATAAAAGGAAATCAATTTTTCACACTTCACCCAAAATTTGAAGAATTATACAACGGATTAGTTCTAAAAATTGATGCAATTGCAGAAAGAATCTTAACCCTCGGCGCAGCTCCCGCTCACAATTACTCCGAATATTTAAAAGTTTCTACCATTAAAGAAAGCAGCGAAGTTTCTGACGCTAACAAATGCGTAGAAGGAATTTTGGCTTCATTTAAAATAGTAATAGATTTACAAAGAGAACTTCTAGACCTTACCGAGAAAGCTGGCGACGAAGGAACCAACTCTCAAATGAGCGATTACATTACCGAACAAGAAAAAGAAGTTTGGATGTACAATGCTTACCTTGCAAAATAA
- the rpsL gene encoding 30S ribosomal protein S12, producing the protein MPTIQQLVRKGRATLAKKSKSAALDSCPQRRGVCTRVYTTTPKKPNSALRKVARVRLSNGKEVNAYIPGEGHNLQEHSIVLVRGGRVKDLPGVRYHIVRGALDTAGVNGRTQRRSKYGAKRPKPGQAAAPAKGKKK; encoded by the coding sequence ATGCCTACTATTCAACAATTAGTTAGAAAAGGAAGAGCCACACTTGCTAAGAAGAGCAAATCGGCTGCTTTGGATTCATGTCCACAAAGAAGAGGCGTATGTACGAGAGTATATACAACTACTCCTAAGAAACCTAACTCAGCACTTAGAAAAGTTGCGAGAGTAAGACTTTCAAACGGAAAAGAAGTTAACGCCTACATCCCGGGAGAAGGACATAACCTCCAAGAGCACTCGATAGTATTAGTACGTGGCGGAAGAGTAAAAGATTTACCGGGAGTTAGATATCACATTGTTCGTGGTGCTTTAGACACTGCCGGAGTAAACGGAAGAACGCAAAGACGTTCTAAGTACGGTGCCAAGAGACCAAAACCAGGACAGGCTGCTGCTCCTGCAAAAGGTAAGAAAAAGTAA